One segment of Desmodus rotundus isolate HL8 chromosome 6, HLdesRot8A.1, whole genome shotgun sequence DNA contains the following:
- the EVX1 gene encoding homeobox even-skipped homolog protein 1 isoform X2, which produces MRRYRTAFTREQIARLEKEFYRENYVSRPRRCELAAALNLPETTIKVWFQNRRMKDKRQRLAMTWPHPADPAFYTYMMSHAAAAGGLPYPFPSHLPLPYYSPVGLGAASAASAAASPFSGPLRPLDTFRVLSQPYPRPELLCAFRHPPLYPGPAHGLGASAGGPCSCLACHSGPANGLAPRAATASDFTCASTSRSDSFLTFAPSVLSKASSVALDQREEVPLTR; this is translated from the exons ATGCGCCGATACCGCACCGCCTTCACCCGGGAGCAGATTGCACGGCTGGAGAAGGAATTCTACAGGGAGAACTACGTATCCAGGCCGAGGAGATGTGAGCTGGCTGCCGCCCTAAACCTGCCGGAAACCACCATCAAG gTGTGGTTTCAGAACCGGCGCATGAAGGACAAGCGGCAGCGGCTGGCCATGACCTGGCCGCACCCGGCCGACCCCGCCTTCTACACGTACATGATGAGCCACGCGGCGGCCGCGGGCGGCCTGCCCTACCCCTTCCCGTCGCACCTGCCGCTGCCCTACTACTCGCCCGTGGGCCTGGGCGCCGCGTCCGCCGCCTCGGCCGCCGCCTCGCCCTTCAGCGGCCCGCTGCGCCCGCTCGACACCTTCCGCGTGCTGTCGCAGCCCTACCCGCGGCCCGAACTGCTGTGCGCCTTCCGCCACCCGCCTCTCTACCCTGGCCCCGCGCACGGACTTGGAGCCTCTGCGGGCGGCCCCTGCTCCTGCCTCGCCTGCCACAGCGGCCCGGCCAACGGGCTGGCGCCCCGCGCCGCCACCGCCTCGGACTTCACCTGTGCCTCCACCTCCCGCTCGGACTCCTTCCTCACCTTCGCGCCCTCGGTGCTCAGCAAGGCCTCCTCCGTCGCGCTGGATCAGAGAGAGGAGGTGCCTCTCACCAGATAA
- the EVX1 gene encoding homeobox even-skipped homolog protein 1 isoform X1 translates to MESRKDMVMFLDGGQLGTLVGKRVSNLSEAAGSPLSEPPEKMVPRGCLSPRAGPPASRERGGGGLEEEPVDGLAGSAAGPGTEPRAAGAAVLGPGPPAASADSLSGQGQPSSSDTESDFYEEIEVSCTPDCATGNAEYQHSKGPGSEALASSPNSGSEAPKSNGGGSQGTLTCSASDQMRRYRTAFTREQIARLEKEFYRENYVSRPRRCELAAALNLPETTIKVWFQNRRMKDKRQRLAMTWPHPADPAFYTYMMSHAAAAGGLPYPFPSHLPLPYYSPVGLGAASAASAAASPFSGPLRPLDTFRVLSQPYPRPELLCAFRHPPLYPGPAHGLGASAGGPCSCLACHSGPANGLAPRAATASDFTCASTSRSDSFLTFAPSVLSKASSVALDQREEVPLTR, encoded by the exons ATGGAGAGCCGAAAGGACATGGTTATGTTTTTAGATGGGGGACAGCTTGGCACTCTGGTTGGCAAGAGGGTCTCCAATTTGTCGGAAGCCGCGGGCAGCCCGCTGTCGGAGCCTCCCGAGAAGATGGTGCCCCGCGGCTGCCTGAGCCCGCGGGCGGGTCCTCCAGCTTCCCGGGAGCGCGGTGGGGGAGGTCTGGAGGAGGAGCCGGTCGACGGACTAGCGGGAAGCGCTGCGGGGCCGGGCACGGAGCCGCGCGCTGCCGGGGCAGCCGTGCTCGGCCCCGGACCTCCGGCTGCCTCGGCCGACAGCCTCTCGGGCCAGGGGCAACCCAGCAGCTCGGACACTGAGTCGGATTTCTATGAAGAAATCGAGGTGAGCTGCACCCCGGACTGCGCCACGGGGAACGCCGAGTACCAGCACAGCAAAG GGCCAGGCTCCGAGGCGCTGGCCAGCAGTCCCAACAGCGGCAGCGAGGCCCCCAAGAGCAACGGCGGTGGCTCGCAGGGCACCCTGACCTGCAGTGCCAGCGACCAGATGCGCCGATACCGCACCGCCTTCACCCGGGAGCAGATTGCACGGCTGGAGAAGGAATTCTACAGGGAGAACTACGTATCCAGGCCGAGGAGATGTGAGCTGGCTGCCGCCCTAAACCTGCCGGAAACCACCATCAAG gTGTGGTTTCAGAACCGGCGCATGAAGGACAAGCGGCAGCGGCTGGCCATGACCTGGCCGCACCCGGCCGACCCCGCCTTCTACACGTACATGATGAGCCACGCGGCGGCCGCGGGCGGCCTGCCCTACCCCTTCCCGTCGCACCTGCCGCTGCCCTACTACTCGCCCGTGGGCCTGGGCGCCGCGTCCGCCGCCTCGGCCGCCGCCTCGCCCTTCAGCGGCCCGCTGCGCCCGCTCGACACCTTCCGCGTGCTGTCGCAGCCCTACCCGCGGCCCGAACTGCTGTGCGCCTTCCGCCACCCGCCTCTCTACCCTGGCCCCGCGCACGGACTTGGAGCCTCTGCGGGCGGCCCCTGCTCCTGCCTCGCCTGCCACAGCGGCCCGGCCAACGGGCTGGCGCCCCGCGCCGCCACCGCCTCGGACTTCACCTGTGCCTCCACCTCCCGCTCGGACTCCTTCCTCACCTTCGCGCCCTCGGTGCTCAGCAAGGCCTCCTCCGTCGCGCTGGATCAGAGAGAGGAGGTGCCTCTCACCAGATAA